From one Anopheles bellator chromosome 1, idAnoBellAS_SP24_06.2, whole genome shotgun sequence genomic stretch:
- the LOC131215873 gene encoding uncharacterized protein LOC131215873 — MALVCWAVSNVGANFNGVQTSKQAYFFGVKAPADILCHSQTLLKGSTLPLDVSFTNPTAAKNIDFITVAADRLSQYGYTAAISSGTVGSTPAVTVKITGKNVLPYAIQVKFYCAT; from the exons ATGGCGTTGGTGTGCTGGGCGGTGTCCAACGTCGGGGCCAACTTCAATGGTGTGCAGACATCGAAACAAGCGTACTTTTTTGGCGTCAAGGCACCGGCCGACATCCTGTGCCACTCGCAGACGCTGCTGAAGGGCTCCACTCTGCCGCTCGACGTGTCCTTCACTAATCCGACGGCG GCGAAGAACATCGACTTCATCACGGTGGCCGCGGACAGGCTCTCGCAGTACGGCTACACGGCGGCCATTAGCTCCGGGACCGTGGGATCGACGCCTGCTGTGACGGTAAAAATCACCGGGAAAAACGTTCTACCCTACGCCATCCAAGTAAAGTTCTACTGTGCTACCTAA
- the LOC131214372 gene encoding uncharacterized protein LOC131214372 has product MQTGRLTLVLAALTLLGCARALTLVISTDLSYFFGNKPPNNVLCYTTAIRKPTILPVTVTRTDPNGKAINFVTINAEKYSPIGFTVDMTSGQLGTSSIGYKINGPIALPYAIIINMYCTP; this is encoded by the coding sequence ATGCAGACCGGACGATTGACGCTGGTTTTGGCAGCGCTGACTCTGCTGGGTTGTGCCCGGGCCCTGACGTTGGTCATCTCGACGGACCTGAGCTACTTCTTCGGCAACAAACCACCCAACAATGTGCTGTGCTACACGACAGCCATTCGCAAGCCCACCATcctgccggtgacggtgacccGCACGGACCCGAACGGCAAAGCCATAAACTTCGTCACGATAAACGCCGAAAAGTACTCGCCGATAGGGTTCACGGTCGACATGACGAGCGGACAGCTCGGTACCAGCTCGATCGGCTACAAGATAAACGGGCCGATTGCGCTTCCGTacgccatcatcattaacATGTACTGTACGCCATAA
- the LOC131215872 gene encoding uncharacterized protein LOC131215872, with the protein MRPTSVACLVLAVCASLWQPSGGFRPTNTNPTVTELGTNAATLVQCFDKTVFAKSLSPTLVSFINNKAINYVKVETLNPGMYGGVNVEVKNGGATQPNIVLTITDGSGKSIFKSNVQVTMFCAP; encoded by the exons ATGCGTCCGACGAGTGTCGCCTGCCTGGTTCTGGCCGTGTGCGCCAGCCTTTGGCAGCCCAGCGGGGGCTTCCGGCCGACCAACACGAACCCCACGGTCACCGAGCTCGGTACGAACGCGGCCACACTGGTGCAGTGCTTCGACAAGACGGTGTTCGCGAAAAGTCTCAGCCCCACGCTGGTTTCGTTCATCAAC AATAAAGCCATCAACTACGTCAAGGTGGAAACCCTCAACCCGGGCATGTACGGAGGCGTGAATGTGGAGGTTAAAAACGGAGGCGCCACCCAGCCGAACATTGTGCTCACGATCACCGACGGCAGCGGAAAGTCCATATTCAAGAGCAACGTCCAGGTGACGATGTTCTGTGCCCCTTAA